AGGTAAACCTCCCGGACAGGCACCTGTTGTGTCAGCCCCAGCGCATTGGCAGCACTGGCGCCATGCGGCACGACGATCTCGCCACTTTGCGTGGCCAGGGCCAGAACGATCTTTTCAGGAGCAGGTGCACGCACGCCGAACCGGCTGGATACAGGAGCAACGTAGGCACCACGGGCCACGCGCAGCAGCCGGCCGGCCCTTGCCAGCCGGGAAAACGCCTGGTCAATGGCGGCCCGGCTGCCCAGGTGCAGGAATGCCTTTGGCGACAGGACGCCCCCCTCGGGGAGAGAGCGGGCTTGTTGCATGATGGTTTCGGGCAACGTATTCACAGGGCACCTCATTTGTCAGAAACAGTACTCCAGTTTCTGACATCATGAAAGCAATAACGTGCCCCGTGCACAGCGGTCTGGCGGCCCTGGATGGCAAGGTACGCCTGTTCTGGATAACCGGGCAATCCGGCACGGGCCTGCACGAAGCACAGGCCCGCCAGGAAGAGGGCCTCAGCCCAGCTTGTGATTCATCTCCAGCGCCGGCATGTCCTCGGCCGACTGGCCGACGATGCGGGCCGGCACGCCGGCCACGGTCACGTGTGGCGGCACGTCATCCAGCACCACGCTGCCGGCACCGACCTTCACGCCTTCGCCGATGCGGATATTGCCAAGCACCTTGGCCCCAGCGCCAAGCAGCACGCCGGCACCGATCTTCGGGTGGCGGTCACCGCACTCCTTGCCGGTCCCGCCGAGCGTCACGCCCTGCAGGATCGACACATTGTCGCCAACCACCGCCGTCTCGCCGGCGACAAAGCCGGTCGCGTGGTCGAGCAGGATGCCACGGCCGAAACGGGCGGCCGGATGGATGTCGACCCCCATGCTTTCCGAGACCCGGTTCTGCAGGAACAGCGCCAGCGACACGCGGCCGGCATTCCACAGCCAGTGCGTGACCCGGTAGCTCTGCAATGCGTGATAGCCCTTGAAGTACAGCAGCGGCGTCGAGTACGCGTCGCAGGCCGGGTCGCGGTCAAAGCAGGCGGTCAGGTCGGCCCGGGCGGCATCGGCCAGATGCGGGTCGGCATCGAAGCCTTCGCACAGCAGCTCGTACAGTGCCCGGCCGTCCATGACATTGCACGCCAGCTTGCTCGACAGGTGGAAGGCCAGCATGTCCTCGAAACACGCGTGCCGCAGCACGGTCATGTGCAGGAAACTGGCCAGCAACGGTTCTTGTCTGGCCGCGCGTTCGACCTCGTCGCGGATGGATTGCCAGAGCGGGTCGGGCTGAAAACTCACTACTATCTCCGAAAAAACCGGCCGGGCCGGCGGGGGCAGAGGGTTCGGAACCCCCGTCAACGCCACAGACGAGCGTGAACGGGGTCTCCCCCAGCGTGGGGGCAAAAGGGACAGGATTCAATCGGCTGTGGTTCAGGGCACCAGAATGGTCGAACCGGTGGTCAGTCGCGCTTCCAGGTCCGCGTGCGCCTGCGCCGCGTCCTTCAGCGCATAGCGCTGACCGGGCTGGACCCGGACCTGGCCGGACAGCAGCACGTCGAACAGGTCGGCGGCGGTTTCCAGCAGTTCGGCGCGGGTGGCAGTGTAATGGCCGAGCGTCGGCCGGGTCAGGTACAGCGAGCCCTTCTGCGACAGCAGCAATGGGCTGAACGGCGGCACCGCACCGGACGCATTGCCGAAGCTGACCAGCATCCCGCGCAGCGCCAGACTGTCGATCGAGCCGGCGAAGGTGTCCTTGCCGACCGAGTCGAACACCACCGGCACCCCGTGGCCGCCAGTGATGTCGCGCACCCGCTCGGCGAAGTTTTCGCGCCGGTAATTGATGACGTGGCCGGCGCCGAGCGCGCGGGCGATGTCGGCCTTGGCGTCCGAACCGACGGTGCCGATCACGGTCGCGCCGAGCGCCTTCGCCCACTGCACCGCGATCTGGCCGACGCCGCCGGCGGCGGCATGCCACAGCAGCGTGTCGCCAGGCCGGACCGGCCGGGTGCACTTCAGCAGGTAACGGGCGGTCATGCCGGCCAGCATGCTGGCGGCGGCGATCTCGTCGCTGATGCCGTCCGGCAGCGGGACCAGCTTGTCGGCGGCAAGGTTGCGCCGCTCGCTGTAGGCGCCGAGCGGCCCGCCGACATAGCCGACGCGGTCGCCGATGGCGATACCGTCGACGCCGGGGCCGATCGCCTCGACCACCCCGGCAGCCTCGGTGCCGAGACCGGACGGCAGCGGGGCCGGGTACAGCCCGCTGCGGATATAGGTATCAATGAAATTGACCCCGATGGCAGTGTGCCGGACGGTGACTTCGCCTGCGCCCGGCGCGGGCACGTCGACGGTTTCCCAGCGCAGCACGTCGGCGCCGCCCACGGTGTGGAAGCGGATGGCATGACTCATCGGGCACTCCGAATCAATAGGGTTGACCTGTCGATTGTAGCGCCTGACAAATTTCATGTCGTGCGGCCGCACGCGCCGGCGGCCGGTTTTCTTCGCCACCGGGCACGCCCTGTACTGAAGCGGGCGATCAGCGCAGGAGGGCTGAACATGTCCGAAACGACCGTTGTCATCCACGTCGATGCCGAGAAGCAGACAATCCCCGCGCTGCGCTGTTGCTGGACAGTTTGATCGCCGAGACCACCCGCCGAAGGAACGCGGGAATTTGTCATTCATCCAGGCTGCATACTGATTTATGGCGTCGTTGATGCCCAAATACGGGTATTGCGCATCCTGCATACGGCCAGGCGATGGCCTTCTCCTTGACTCACCCCCACCGATACGATGCCCCGACATGCCGCGCCGGCAGCCGGTCGCCGTCACCGAACAGCTTGTGGCGCAGGCTGCCTTCGGCATACGCGGTCTTGAAGCGGCCGCGCTGCTGCAGTTCGGGGATTACCAGTTCGATAAAGTCCTCGTAGCTTTCCGGCGTCACCGTCCGCGTCAGGTTGATGCCGTCGATACCGGTTTCCTCCAGCCAGGATTCCAGTTCGTCGGCCACGCTGGCCGCATCGCCGACCAGGGTCGGATAACGGCTGCCGAGGCGGAAGCGTTCCAGCAGCTTGCGTCTGGTCAGCGCGCTGGCCTGCGCGGTCTGCGCAGCCGACTCGATGGCGTTGCTGTTGCCGTAGTCGATCGGATCGTCGAGCCCGTAGCGGGCGAAGTCGACCCCGGTGCTGCTGGCGAAGTGGGCCAGCCCGGCCTCGGCGCTGGCGTACTGCCAGTACTCGTCGAATTTCTGCTGTGCCTCGTGCGCGGTCCTGCCGACCACCACCGACACCCCGATGAAGATTTTCAGGTCCTCGGCACGGCGGCCGGCACGGACGGCCTGCGCGCGCAGGCTGTCGACCAGCTTGCGCGTCTCCGCCTTGTCGGTCGCGGCGATAAAGATGCCTTCGGCGTGACGGGCGGAGAAGCGCTGGCCGCGGTCGGACGCGCCGGCCTGGAACAGTACCGGCGTGCGTTGCCGCGACGGTTCGGACAGGTGATAGCCATCGAGCCGGTAGAACGGTCCCTCGTGCCGGACGCGATGCACCCGGGCCGGATCGGCATAGATCCGCGCCGCCTTGTCGCGGCGTACCGCGCCGTCCTCCCAGCTGCCCTCCCACAGCTTGTACAGCAGTTCGAGGTAGTCGTCGGCACGCTCGTAGCGCTGGTCGTGTGCATCCATGGCCGGCAGGCCCATCGCCCGTGCGCCGCTGTCCAGATAACCGGTGACGATATTCCAGCCGGCGCGGCCGCCGGTCAGGTGGTCGAGCGTGGACATGCG
This genomic interval from Microvirgula aerodenitrificans DSM 15089 contains the following:
- a CDS encoding DUF6088 family protein — protein: MQQARSLPEGGVLSPKAFLHLGSRAAIDQAFSRLARAGRLLRVARGAYVAPVSSRFGVRAPAPEKIVLALATQSGEIVVPHGASAANALGLTQQVPVREVYLTSGRTRKLVLGRSEVLVKHAPHWMLALGARPAGAAVRALAWMGQTHASESLALLHRTLSSTEWHALTTARATLPGWMAAAIGQEAMRG
- the cysE gene encoding serine O-acetyltransferase yields the protein MSFQPDPLWQSIRDEVERAARQEPLLASFLHMTVLRHACFEDMLAFHLSSKLACNVMDGRALYELLCEGFDADPHLADAARADLTACFDRDPACDAYSTPLLYFKGYHALQSYRVTHWLWNAGRVSLALFLQNRVSESMGVDIHPAARFGRGILLDHATGFVAGETAVVGDNVSILQGVTLGGTGKECGDRHPKIGAGVLLGAGAKVLGNIRIGEGVKVGAGSVVLDDVPPHVTVAGVPARIVGQSAEDMPALEMNHKLG
- a CDS encoding quinone oxidoreductase family protein; the protein is MSHAIRFHTVGGADVLRWETVDVPAPGAGEVTVRHTAIGVNFIDTYIRSGLYPAPLPSGLGTEAAGVVEAIGPGVDGIAIGDRVGYVGGPLGAYSERRNLAADKLVPLPDGISDEIAAASMLAGMTARYLLKCTRPVRPGDTLLWHAAAGGVGQIAVQWAKALGATVIGTVGSDAKADIARALGAGHVINYRRENFAERVRDITGGHGVPVVFDSVGKDTFAGSIDSLALRGMLVSFGNASGAVPPFSPLLLSQKGSLYLTRPTLGHYTATRAELLETAADLFDVLLSGQVRVQPGQRYALKDAAQAHADLEARLTTGSTILVP
- a CDS encoding LLM class flavin-dependent oxidoreductase; protein product: MSKKQLLINAFNMNCVGHINHGLWTHPRDDSVDFNTLGYWTRLAATLERGLFDGLFIADIIGVYDVYQQSVDLTLKESIQLPVNDPLLLVPAMAAVTQHLGFGVTANLSYEPPYLFARRMSTLDHLTGGRAGWNIVTGYLDSGARAMGLPAMDAHDQRYERADDYLELLYKLWEGSWEDGAVRRDKAARIYADPARVHRVRHEGPFYRLDGYHLSEPSRQRTPVLFQAGASDRGQRFSARHAEGIFIAATDKAETRKLVDSLRAQAVRAGRRAEDLKIFIGVSVVVGRTAHEAQQKFDEYWQYASAEAGLAHFASSTGVDFARYGLDDPIDYGNSNAIESAAQTAQASALTRRKLLERFRLGSRYPTLVGDAASVADELESWLEETGIDGINLTRTVTPESYEDFIELVIPELQQRGRFKTAYAEGSLRHKLFGDGDRLPARHVGASYRWG